The Oenanthe melanoleuca isolate GR-GAL-2019-014 chromosome 12, OMel1.0, whole genome shotgun sequence DNA window CAAACATACTCTGTGGGTGTTCAAGCAGCCTGAAATGTTCCTGTTAGTGCCAGCATGGTTGGAGGTTAGGAAATCTAAATGAATCACCATATTTCAGAATTGTACGTAGAAGCCAATATTTGGTGGATTATATTTGTATAAATGCTTATTCATGTACAGACCTCTGATGTATAGAAATACacttttctctggttttgttgtCAAAATGTTCATGCTAATGTACTTTCAAATATATGGAACTTTAAGGTGGCCAAAAGTCTTGTTTTCAACGTGTGTGCACACATATATGcaaagaaaagatgtttttaaaaggaatcaAAACAATCTGGTTTGAAGTTGTAGCACTCCTGAGACTTACTGAGTCACCTTAAACCAAAGGAGGCAGTAGATTAAAATGAGCATTTCCCTCTTATTTGGTATTGACTTGATCAATTTTATAGAAGGTGTTAAATATGAAAGAGATGGCTTTGTTTACAAGAAACACAACAGGAGAATATGATCAGCTGTacatgaaaatacagatttgtcTCCTCACTGTCCCCAAGCAGCTGCCGTTCACAGCATTGCAAGATTATGTTCAAATATCATTGGTGCTGTTAAggtatttattaataaaaaaatcagaaagacaCCTGAGTTTGTGGCTTTTCTGTGGACATTGAAGAGCATTTATAACCTCCATTACAAAACCTGGGGCCTCATTTGGCTGTTTTAGTCAGACTTAAACAATGTCCGGTGCCACAACCTGAATTCTAGTTTAGTGTGTTAGCTGTGTTTGAAGCTTACAGTTTTTAAACTATGAactgcatattttaaaaggacAAAGAGTAGTGGGTGCAAATTGAACGAGGGGGGGGGATAAGACAAAGAGTAGTGGGTACAaattgggaaaggggaaattCATGCTAGATACTCGGAAGAAATACTTTCCTATGAAGGTAgtgaggggctggcagaggttgcccagagaagctgtggctgccccagccctggcagtgttccaggccagtTCGGACGGGGCTTGCAGCGGGAGGTACCTGTTCCCATGGCAGGGCCCGGCACCGGACGCTCTCTAAACTCCATTCTCCCGTCGAGCTGGAGCGTTCCCCGCTCCGGGGTGCTGGGAGGGCGGGCGCGGTGCCGGTCCCCGCTCCGGGGCGCTGTGAGGGCGGGCGCGGTGCCGGTCCCCGCTCCGGGGCGCTGTGAGGGCGGCGCGGTGCCGGTCCCCGCTCCGGGGCGCTGTGAGGGCGGCGCGGTGCCGGTCCCGCCTCCCGGACGTGTCGGGCCGGCCGCGGCTGCGCCGGGCCCGGGTGCGACGTGGATCCGGCGGCGCCTGCGCGGGGCCCGCTCGCTCCGCTGCGCTCGGCCGCTCTCCCTCagcgccggcccggcccggcccggccccgccggcaGCGGGGGAACCGCCGAGCCGCCGAGGATGAGCTGGTTCAACGCCTCGCAGCTCTCCAGCTTCGCCAAGCAGGCGCTGTCGCAGGCGCAGAAATCCATCGACCGGGTGCTGGACATCCAGGCCGAGGAGAGCCCCTGGCCCGACGCCGTCATCCCCGACTACGGTGACGGTAAGGGCGGACCGTGCCGAGCCTCGCGGCCCTTCGCCTCGCCCGCCTCCTCTGCTGAGTCCCGCTTACCTTGGGGAGGTTTAACCCCCGCCCTAAACCCCGGTTTATAAAATTCAGAGCCGCCCCGGTTTATATAATTTAGAGCCCCCCGGTTTATACAATTCATAGCCCCCCAGTTTATATAATCCACATTCTGCTCCCTCCCGCTGCCCCCGTGCGCAGTGATGCCGGCACCAAGCCGGGACAGGCTCAGCTCGGTGTCACCAATGTCCTGCTTTAATCGTACGGGTAGCACTGAGCTTCATAGCTCTGCTTCTCGAGGCactatttatttaatttttttccctgagtaaAAACTGCTCAGTACGAAAAAAAGGTGAATCGTTCTTTTCAGAGGTGTGCGTCCTTCAGAGAAGATTTGCTCTttgcagcaggaagggcagaaTAGAAGCTGAAAGTCTGGTCCGTGTAAACCAAATAAAGTTTCCACTTTTTATTGCTCCCAGTTCATAATCCTCCAACATCTGTTGAACGTGCTGGTGGAAAAGTTGTCATGGCTATGAGGAAGTGTCTCCCCTGTGCGTGTGCTAATGGAGAACCTGAAGGAATGGACAGCCCTAAGGTGctgtttggaaaggaaagagcaaaaaggAGCCCTCTTATTAGAAACTCCAcctaaataatattttaaagataataataataaaaggaTGGGAAACTGAATCATCTGGAATCAGTGTCATTGTTGCAATTATATCTAGAACTATGTGTatttggaggaggaggaggttgtTTCCAGGTGAAGCCACAGCAGAGTGAGatttctgaaaactgaaagcTGGAGcaactgaaaatgttttccaggCTGGTTGCTCAGCAAAGGTCAGTTTGGGATGTCTTTGTCCCTTTGAGGGCTTGGCAGTCATATAAGTAGTCTGGTGTCATCTTAAAATGCAAGAATTGTTTAAGGAATACTCTGTCATGCTTAATATCTCAAAGCTTTAGACATGTccaattgcttttaaaatttgatttatatCTTAGTACTTATGGCAGCCCTGTAATTCATAAGAAGAGCAGCAAAGGTCAGCCTGCATCTggttttcagagaaaacagacTTGTTTTTAAGAGATGTCAAAATATGTTCTGAATGTTATAGTTAACTCAGCTTTTTCTGAAGCTGTTGAATCATGGACAAGGTAGCAATAAGTCAGATGCTTGTAGTAATAAATCACACATTTGTAGTATTTTGGGCAATGAAAACAGTAATTATCTGAATTTGAGATTTGAGGCCAACAGCTGTCAACTGTTCTGAAAGTAGAAGCCAGCTTTAAGTATTATAACTCAGTGTTTTTAATAGATGCTGCTGTATAGAGTTTGTTTTAAAGTGATTTGAAATAGTTATGTTACCCGGATTATGTTTTTAGGTACAAAACTGGAtatttttgatttctcttttttacttCAGATGCTACTGAAATTTGATGCTGAAATTCTTGTTCCTGCTGTTGACAAGTCCTGGAAAACCTGCAAGAAATACAATAATTGGACTTGTTGATGTTGTTTTAGGGCAGCTTCAGAACTGAACAATTCAGTATTTCTCTACAGAAGAGAAGCTGACCTACTGCTGATTTTTATTGTCAGCTCCATGCTGATGCTTGGTGTCTGAGGAAAAATGAAGTCAGTCAGAAACTGAAGGGCAAGAACCCTGAAAATACTTTAAGCTTTCccctttgttttctgtaatgGTGTGCTACTTGCAGATAACTTGTAAGACCttgtaattttttcctcctgttttaaTCAGTATAATTCTTTTAACTACAGCTTTTCAGGTTGCTTTGCCTGAACTCCTTTCACTGTAGGGAAGCAGGAGGccacatttgcattttcttgtagccttcaaattattttgggtttttttgcctatctcccttttttcctttttttttaggAACAAATTCTCTCATAAGTGGAGGATGGGACACATCTTCCTGGGGCTTGAGCTCAAATACAGAACCCCAGAATCAGCCAGTATCACCCACAGCCATCACCAAGCCAGTGAGGAGAACAGTAGTGGATGAATCTGAAAACTTCTTCAGTGCCTTTCTCTCCCCCACAGACGTTCAGAGCATACAGAAAAACCCAGTGGTGTCCAAACCTCCAGCCAAATCACAGCGACCCAAAGAGGAGGTGAAAAGCACTTTAAAGGAGTCTCAACACTCCAGTCAGCTGGAAGGGCCAGTGACAACAGAGGAAGAAGTGAAGGATTCCTCTGTAGCTGTCCTGGACTTGAAAAGCCTTGATATTCCCAAGgagaaatcagaagaaaatgctGTGCCTAAATCTGATGCACAGTGTGAAGCAAGCACAAATGAAGTTACTGACCAAAAGGTGTCTGCTTTAAATTTTGAAGAACCTGAAGATTCTCCTACTGAAAAATCCAGTGTAgaaggggatggagcagcaggtgCACCCGAGGGCACTTCTCAGCCCCTTGGAGCAGGCACCAAAGACCTGGGTttggaagggaaggagagaaagacTGAGGACAGACAAAGCAATACCCCATCACCTCCCATCAGCACCTTCTCCTCAGGCACTTCCACAACCAGTGATATTGAAGTTCTGGACCATGAAAGTGTGATAAGTGAGAGCTCAGTAAGTTCCAGGCAAGAAGCTGCAGATTCCAAATCCAGCCTTCACCTGATGCAGACGTCGTTCCAGCTCTTATCCGCGTCTGCCTGTGTGGATTATAATCGCTTAGATGACTTCCAGAAAATgactgagagctgcagctcctcggATGCTTTTGAAAGAATTGATTCATTCAGTGTGCAGTCCTTGGATAGCAGGAGTGTCAGTGAAATAAATTCAGATGATGAGTTATCAGGCAGGGCTTCTGCTTCAGCGTCTGTCGCTGTCAGTCCTTCCGTGCCAAAGACAGAAACGGTTGACGccctgaaaaataaatctgaaaactTGAACGATGCTCCTGTGTTACATGCTGAGGAGGCTGAGATGGAAGAGAGTGGGAGAAGTGCAACCCCTGTTAATTCTGAGCAGCCAGATGTTGTTTTGGTTGCTGCTGTGCAAACTGTTGAAGAGCAGGTTGTGAAGGAGGAGGCCGAGCCCCAGCAGGGTGCTGGGGAACAGTTGGAAGAAGAGGACAGTGAGAAGCAAGAGCTTAAAAAGGTGAGTGAAACATGTATTGTAAACACacattttaattgcaaatgaGACTCCTGACATTTTCTTACATTGTCCTGTATCTCTTGTATCAGCTTGTTTGAATGAATTATTCGATGCTGAGCTATCTGACCCTGTAGAAAACTGTCCCTGATATCCTGCAGTGAACAGTACTGGTAAAATTTCTGATCAGGTAGTTGTGAGTTTCACCTGATCTCCCTGGTTGTCATTGTTGTGAATTGTAAGTAGGGGTGGCAAACAGGAAGCCTAATAGGTCAAATgtgttattttaattctttggtGTTTGCATTTGtatattttcttgtatttttgttATATATCTATATTCAGCTTTCCAAAACCttttattaagaaattattttgaggATGTGAGCTAAGAGCTTTTGACCTGGAGCAAAACTTTTCTTCCCTCACCTGAGgcaattctgctttttgctAATGTTTCACAGAAGAGACCTTCCCATAGAGATTATTCTGTAAAGAGCATTGGGAGTCTTAATACTTAATGTAAACCATGGTTTTGTAGACTATCATCTCTAGTTAAAAACTTAGTGTATAATTAAATATCACTGTTGATGATATTGTTGAGGAACTTTCTTGAGCCACATGTGCTGATTTAGTAGGATTTCTACACCTGtagaaaacagatttctttATGTTCAGGTATATGGCAGAAACATGATAATCCTCACTGACTTCTGCCTCAAATTCCTGGAAACACTGACCAGTTCAACTTTAAATAATCTTgtgggggaaagggaaagctTCCCTCCTGTGTGTTTTAATTGTCCCATTCATCTGAtctttatttataaaatctCCAGATGATTGATTCATTAACTGAGAAGCTGGAGAAGAGGGAAATACAGTTATTAAGTACTAGTAAAGAAAGGGCTCGCTTGGAAGAAGCTTATGATAACCTCAAAGAGTAAGTATGAAAATACACTCAGTGCTCTGTGACTTTGCTGTAATAAAATCTTAGATAATAGATAAAACAAGGAACTTTATGACTGGAACAAAGGTAACAGGGATGTGCACTGTTTGGGAAAGGTGGAAATAATGATTGCATGTGCTGTGATGGGATTTCTATAAAGACATATTATTTAATGGGGCCAAAATGTCTTTTAGGAAGTGGCTGGGGAAAGATTTTTCAGTAAGCAAGCAGTAGGAATGACAAATGTGAAGGATCAATCTTGGTTATTAATACAGATCTTTCTTATAAGACTGGATTCAGCTATTAAGAGAAACTTTCCTGATACAGAGGCTTGAACTTGATTTACTAAGTAATTTGTTGGCTAAAATATAGGCTGTGAAAGTATGGAAGAAGGGTTGGTTGTAgggaaaaacctgaaattatttaatttggttaaaaggggaaaaaattgaaaattgtaTTTACCAGCTCATTGATCAAATATTGAATTATAAAATTTAGAGATATATGATGCTGTTGTTTAATGACTAAATTGatcctaatttaaaaaatgatttaTTTATGCTTTCTGTTATATAGATTATGGTTAAAAGGACTTTATCGAGGGGCAAAACATTTAAGATAAATCAAGCATTTAGTTGTTCTTAGGGGTAAACTACTGAATTAGTAATGATCTTTGATTAGGACTTCTAATACAGATGTGAGGTTTTTTTGACTTTTGCTTATGTGTAATACaactaaaatactttttaaaagcatttgagaGAACCTGTTGCAAACAGTTTGGAGTGTCACCTAAACGTGCAGCTGTTcttaaatgttcattttaaatACAGTGAAATGTTTAGGATGAAGGAAGAGAGCAGCAGCCTTTCATCTCTTAAAGAGGAGTTTGCTCAGAGAATTGCAGATGCTGAGAAGAAGCTCCAACTAGCCTGCAAAGAGAGAGATGCAGCTAAAAAGgtaatttggttttttaatgaaattaatatttattagtTTATGACACAACtgaatttgaggaaaaaaaaatagtaaacaTTAACCCAGGGAAAAGCATTACATCTGTGTAACATCTGTTTACAGCTGTGCTCTTGCATCTGTGCTGTGAACTTGGGGAACTCATTTAAGCTGGTctggtttgggaaaaaaaaaaagatttaatgaGTGCTCTCATTTACCTTGTACCAAATATGTATTTGCATTGATGAGGGAGAATGGCCTGAGGATGTGAGGAAGGGGTGGAGAATGAGAATGGCTTCTTTAGAGGATTAACTGGTAGGAAAATTAAAGGCTGATGACAGATTGATTTGGAGCAAGCAAAGAAATCTACAGCAGCAAAGTTGGTGGGGTTTAAATGTTCTTGACCTGATGTCACAGCATTTCATTTCTCTAGCttaatgcaaaaagaaaactcaaatcTAACTGGAAAACAAATACCTTGCAACTGTTTGTCACTGTGTTGGCATAGGAATGAGTTGGACTAGAAACAATATTCAGTATCTACATTTGAATAGGACAGGTTGGTTTTTCTCTATTGCAAAAGCTTTGAGAAAATTAAATGGATGGGGAAGTTGGAATAAATTGTGCAGAGGATTTACAGAGTCTTGATGCTTGGAGGTTTTTAAAACTTGGTGCAATaaggctctgagcaatctgtttTGATCAGATAATCTCCAgagttcccttccaacctaaattgTTTTCCAAGCAAAGCATTTTGAGAGGAAGggcagaagaaaaaggtaatCAGTGTAACTTACTCTGTGTTTTTCCCTACACGTATTTTAATAAACAGTCTTaagtattttatattattatttaggAAGTAAAGACTGTTAAAGAGGAATTGGCTGTGAGACTTAATACCAATGAAACTGCTGaattactgaaagaaaaagaagagcaaatcAAAGGATTGATGGAGGAAGGTGAgaattaacttctttttttgaTAGTAAAAGTGTGTAGAATAATTGG harbors:
- the TMF1 gene encoding TATA element modulatory factor codes for the protein MSWFNASQLSSFAKQALSQAQKSIDRVLDIQAEESPWPDAVIPDYGDGTNSLISGGWDTSSWGLSSNTEPQNQPVSPTAITKPVRRTVVDESENFFSAFLSPTDVQSIQKNPVVSKPPAKSQRPKEEVKSTLKESQHSSQLEGPVTTEEEVKDSSVAVLDLKSLDIPKEKSEENAVPKSDAQCEASTNEVTDQKVSALNFEEPEDSPTEKSSVEGDGAAGAPEGTSQPLGAGTKDLGLEGKERKTEDRQSNTPSPPISTFSSGTSTTSDIEVLDHESVISESSVSSRQEAADSKSSLHLMQTSFQLLSASACVDYNRLDDFQKMTESCSSSDAFERIDSFSVQSLDSRSVSEINSDDELSGRASASASVAVSPSVPKTETVDALKNKSENLNDAPVLHAEEAEMEESGRSATPVNSEQPDVVLVAAVQTVEEQVVKEEAEPQQGAGEQLEEEDSEKQELKKMIDSLTEKLEKREIQLLSTSKERARLEEAYDNLKDEMFRMKEESSSLSSLKEEFAQRIADAEKKLQLACKERDAAKKEVKTVKEELAVRLNTNETAELLKEKEEQIKGLMEEGEKLSKQQLHNSNIIKKLRAKEKERENTNTKQSKKIKELEEELQHLKQVLDGKEDLEKQHRDSIKQLNSVVERQEKDLAKLQAEVEELEERNRSVQAALDSAYKELADLHKANATKDSEAQEAALSREMKAKEELGLALEKAQEEARQQQEALAIQVADLRLALQRAEQQAARKEDYLRQEIGELQQRLQEAEGRNQELSQSVTSATRPLLRQIENLQATLGAQTSAWEKLEKNLSDRLGESQTLLAAAAERERAATEELLANKIQMSSSESQNSLLRQENTRLQAQLEVERNKLKKMENENSRYEVELEGLKDEYAKTLEDAKKEKALLATQLEMEKMKVEQERKKAILVQEAAKEKDRKSFTVETVSSTPSMSRSSSMSGVDMAGLQTSFLSQDDPHDHSFGPIATSGSNLYDAIRMGSGSSVIENLQSQLKLREGEISHLQLEIGNLEKTRSIMAEELVKLTNQNDELEEKVKEIPKLRTQLKDLDQRYNTILQMYGEKAEEAEELRLDLEDVKNMYKTQIDELLKQRQN